GTTAGGCCTTTAAAGGAAAACGGGCTGACAAAGCGCTCTTATATCCGTGTAGACAGGACAAGAAAGGTTCATTATTCTAAGGTGTACAACGTAATCCCCATTGGGAGACTGGAAGCTGAACTTTTGTCTGTTGTGAAGCAAAGGTTTAGGTTATTTTTATCGGACTAGAATATTCTGTATTTTATTTTAAGGCAGGATTGCAAGTGAGGATATTTGCTGTACAGGTATTGTAATCTATATCGTGAGTTACTAATGTAAATATTGGAGTCAGTGAATAAAACTCTGTAAATATATACTTCTGTGAAAAATCCAAGATAGTCTGGGCTGAAGTTAGTCCTCAGTCCCGAAAGAATTATTAACCACTATAGCGTCCAGTGTCAATAAGACACTGGACG
This DNA window, taken from Cloacibacillus sp., encodes the following:
- a CDS encoding type II toxin-antitoxin system PemK/MazF family toxin codes for the protein MSYDEGDILIVLFPYDECGEEKLRPALFWQYKGSDYLFLSRITSASHNSEWEVEVRPLKENGLTKRSYIRVDRTRKVHYSKVYNVIPIGRLEAELLSVVKQRFRLFLSD